The Setaria viridis chromosome 6, Setaria_viridis_v4.0, whole genome shotgun sequence genome contains a region encoding:
- the LOC117859740 gene encoding leucine-rich repeat receptor protein kinase MSP1, translating into MGYHGFCILILIICFVPSSALAEHSDISTLLDLRDAVTEGKGFLFNWFDSETTPCSWSGITCRGHAVVAIDLSSVPIYAPFPSCIGSFESLVNLNFSGCGFSGELPDAWEGLHQLQYLDLSNNQLTGALPVSLYGLKMLKVIVLDNNFFSGQLSPAIAQLQYLTKLSISANSISGVLPPELGSLQNLEKMDLHMNALNGSIPATLGNLSRLLHLDASQNNLSGSIFPGITSMVNLVTVDLSSNGLVGPLPREINQLKNLQLLILGHNRFSGSIPKEIGELNLLEVLELSDCQFTGTIPWSIGGLRSLKELDISENKLNTELPASVGELGNLTRLFAKGAGLSGNIPRDLGNCKRLVLVDLSFNSFTGSIPKALVGLEAIATFLVEGNNLFGHIPDWIQNWVNLRSISLAQNMFDGPLPVLPLPHLVTFSAATNMLSGSIPVEICQAKSLQSLILHNNNLTGNIMETFKGCKNLTELNLLGNHLHGEIPHYLSELPLVRVELSQNNFTGKLPDKLWESSTILEITLSYNQLTGPIPESIGGLSSLQRLQIDNNYLQGPIPRSIGTLRNLTNLSLHGNRLSGNIPLELFNCTNIVTLDLGSNYLSGHIPRAISQLTFLNSLSLSYNQLSGTIPAEICVGFGNAAHPDSEFVQHHGMLDLSYNRLTGHIPTAIKNCSMVMALNLQGNMLSGTIPPELGELTNVTTITLSYNALVGPMLPWSAPLVQLQGLFLSNNYLNGSIPSEIGQILPKIEKLDLSSNALTGTLPESLLCINDLIHLDVSNNNLSGQIPFSCPKEKEYSSSLLFFNASSNHFSGNLDESISNFTQLSSLDIHNNSITGSLPFSLSDLSSINYLDLSSNDFHGVIPCGICSIFGLTFANFSGNHIGMFSLADCATEGFCTGNGFDRKALHPSDRVLRVAIICVIILAIIFVLVLLMVCLRWKLLRSRPSALVPASKARATVEPTSSDGLLGKKFREPLSINLATFQHALLRITADDILKATDNFSKVHIIGDGGFGTVYRAALPEGRRVAVKRLHGCHQFQGDREFLAEMETIGKVKHPNLVPLLGYCVCGDERFLIYEYMENGNLEMWLRNQADAIEALGWPDRLKICLGSAHGLSFLHHGFVPHIIHRDMKSSNILLDENFEPRVSDFGLARIISACETHVSTNIAGTLGYIPPEYGLTMKSSTKGDVYSFGVVMLELLTGRTPTGHEEVEGGGNLVGWVRWMTAHGRENELFDPCLPVSSTWREQMACVLAIARDCTADEPWRRPTMLEVVKGLKMAQTMESGPLVVTVTGDM; encoded by the coding sequence ATGGGATACCATGGTTTCTGCATTTTGATCCTAATCATATGCTTTGTCCCCAGCTCTGCTTTGGCTGAACATAGTGATATAAGTACATTGTTGGATCTGAGGGATGCAGTCACTGAAGGGAAAGGATTCCTCTTCAACTGGTTTGATTCAGAAACCACTCCATGCAGCTGGTCAGGCATAACTTGTAGGGGGCATGCTGTTGTAGCTATAGACTTGTCCTCTGTGCCAATTTATGCCCCATTCCCATCTTGTATTGGGTCATTCGAGTCACTTGTTAACCTCAACTTCAGTGGCTGTGGGTTTTCTGGTGAGCTTCCAGATGCCTGGGAGGGCTTGCACCAACTCCAGTACCTTGATTTGAGCAACAACCAGCTTACAGGGGCTCTTCCTGTCTCGTTGTATGGACTGAAGATGCTGAAAGTAATAGTGCTTGACAATAATTTCTTTTCCGGACAATTGAGCCCTGCTATTGCTCAGCTTCAGTACCTCACGAAGTTATCTATATCCGCAAATTCCATCTCCGGTGTCCTTCCTCCAGAACTGGGCAGTCTACAGAATCTGGAAAAAATGGACCTTCACATGAACGCGTTGAACGGGTCGATACCAGCCACTTTGGGGAACCTCTCTCGGCTCTTGCACCTCGATGCAAGCCAGAATAATCTCAGTGGATCAATATTCCCTGGAATAACTTCAATGGTGAACCTTGTGACAGTTGATCTCTCTTCAAATGGTTTGGTGGGGCCACTACCTAGGGAGATCAATCAGCTGAAGAATCTTCAGTTGTTAATATTGGGACATAATCGTTTCAGTGGAAGCATTCCAAAAGAGATTGGTGAACTAAATCTGCTGGAAGTGCTTGAACTCTCTGATTGCCAGTTCACAGGCACCATTCCTTGGTCAATTGGAGGTCTCAGAAGCTTAAAGGAGCTTGATATATCAGAGAACAAGCTCAATACTGAACTCCCGGCATCTGTTGGTGAGCTGGGAAACCTAACCCGTCTATTTGCAAAGGGTGCCGGTCTCAGTGGGAACATTCCGAGAGATCTTGGTAACTGCAAGAggcttgtgcttgttgatctgTCCTTCAACTCCTTTACTGGCTCTATACCCAAAGCACTTGTAGGTTTAGAAGCCATTGCTACATTTCTTGTGGAAGGGAACAATCTATTTGGCCACATTCCAGATTGGATTCAGAATTGGGTAAATCTTCGTTCCATATCACTAGCACAGAACATGTTTGATGGACCCCTGCCAGTGTTGCCTTTGCCACATCTAGTTACATTCTCTGCGGCAACTAACATGCTCTCTGGTTCTATTCCTGTGGAGATATGTCAGGCCAAGTCACTGCAGTCACTCATATTACACAATAACAATCTGACTGGGAATATAATGGAGACATTTAAAGGGTGCAAGAACCTTACGGAACTTAACCTCCTAGGAAACCATCTTCATGGTGAGATACCGCATTACTTATCTGAGCTACCGCTAGTAAGAGTGGAGTTGTCCCAAAACAACTTCACCGGAAAGCTGCCAGATAAATTGTGGGAATCATCAACTATTCTGGAGATCACACTCAGCTACAATCAGCTTACTGGCCCTATACCAGAAAGCATTGGTGGGCTCTCCAGTTTGCAGAGGCTACAGATCGACAACAACTACCTGCAAGGACCTATCCCTAGGTCGATTGGCACTTTAAGGAATCTAACAAACCTATCTCTTCATGGCAATAGGCTGTCTGGCAACATTCCACTAGAACTATTCAACTGCACAAACATTGTCACTCTGGACCTGGGCTCTAACTATCTGAGTGGCCACATCCCGAGGGCCATATCTCAATTGACATTTCTCAACAGCTTGAGTTTGTCTTATAACCAGCTGTCTGGTACTATACCTGCTGAGATCTGTGTTGGATTTGGGAATGCGGCTCACCCGGACTCAGAATTTGTTCAGCATCATGGCATGCTTGATCTTTCATACAATCGATTGACTGGTCATATCCCAACAGCGATCAAGAATTGTTCTATGGTGATGGCACTAAACTTGCAAGGCAATATGCTGAGTGGAACCATTCCCCCTGAACTTGGTGAACTGACAAATGTTACAACCATCACTCTTTCTTATAACGCATTAGTTGGCCCGATGCTTCCCTGGTCTGCACCATTGGTACAACTTCAAGGCCTGTTTCTCTCTAATAACTACTTAAATGGCTCCATTCCTTCTGAGATTGGTCAAATACTTCCCAAAATTGAAAAGCTAGACTTATCTAGTAATGCACTTACTGGCACTCTGCCTGAGTCTTTGCTCTGCATCAATGACCTAATCCATCTGGATGTCAGTAATAACAACCTCTCTGGACAAATCCCATTCTCTTGTCCTAAAGAAAAAGAATATTCGAGTTCACTGCTATTCTTCAATGCAAGTAGTAACCATTTCTCTGGGAACCTAGATGAGTCTATTTCAAACTTCACACAACTTTCTTCTCTTGATATCCACAACAATAGTATCACTGGAAGTTTGCCTTTTTCACTTTCTGATCTCAGTTCTATAAACTATCTTGACCTCTCAAGCAACGACTTCCATGGTGTCATCCCTTGTGGTATCTGCAGTATATTTGGCCTCACATTTGCCAACTTCTCTGGCAATCACATTGGCATGTTCAGCTTAGCAGATTGTGCTACAGAAGGTTTTTGTACTGGAAATGGTTTTGATCGTAAGGCGCTTCATCCATCTGATCGAGTTCTAAGAGTAGCAATCATTTGTGTCATTATACTCGCAATCATCTTTGTCTTAGTTCTTCTGATGGTTTGTCTGAGATGGAAACTATTGAGAAGCAGGCCCTCAGCCCTTGTACCCGCCAGTAAGGCCAGGGCTACAGTTGAGCCAACCTCAAGCGATGGACTCCTAGGGAAAAAGTTTCGGGAACCCCTGAGTATCAATCTTGCAACATTTCAACATGCACTGCTAAGGATCACCGCAGATGACATTCTGAAAGCCACCGATAATTTCAGTAAGGTGCATATCATAGGGGATGGTGGGTTTGGCACTGTCTACAGGGCAGCACTTCCTGAAGGTCGGAGAGTTGCGGTCAAGAGGCTTCATGGTTGCCATCAGTTCCAAGGTGATCGTGAGTTCTTGGCTGAAATGGAAACAATTGGGAAGGTGAAACATCCTAATCTGGTTCCTCTACTTGGCTACTGTGTTTGTGGTGATGAACGGTTCTTGATATATGAGTACATGGAGAATGGGAATCTTGAGATGTGGCTTAGGAACCAGGCTGATGCCATCGAAGCACTTGGATGGCCAGACCGCCTGAAGATCTGTCTTGGTTCTGCCCACGGGCTTTCTTTCCTGCACCATGGCTTCGTGCCCCATATCATCCACCGGGACATGAAATCAAGCAACATTCTATTGGATGAGAACTTCGAGCCGAGGGTCTCTGACTTTGGCCTTGCAAGGATAATCAGTGCATGCGAGACTCACGTCAGCACCAACATTGCTGGTACATTGGGCTACATACCTCCAGAGTACGGCCTGACAATGAAATCCTCTACAAAAGgtgacgtgtacagcttcggcgttGTCATGCTGGAGCTGCTCACTGGACGGACACCTACTGGGCACGAGGAGGTGGAAGGTGGTGGAAACCTGGTGGGCTGGGTACGGTGGATGACTGCACACGGTAGGGAGAACGAGCTGTTTGATCCTTGCCTGCCAGTCTCGAGCACGTGGCGGGAACAGATGGCCTGTGTGCTCGCCATTGCTCGGGACTGCACAGCCGATGAGCCGTGGAGGAGGCCAACCATGCTGGAGGTGGTTAAGGGCCTCAAGATGGCCCAGACAATGGAAAGTGGACCTCTGGTGGTGACAGTGACCGGGGACATGTAA